Proteins encoded in a region of the Triticum dicoccoides isolate Atlit2015 ecotype Zavitan unplaced genomic scaffold, WEW_v2.0 scaffold156311, whole genome shotgun sequence genome:
- the LOC119344161 gene encoding disease resistance protein Pik-2-like, with protein sequence MEAALVSASQGAVRILLGKLGNVLATKYALLSGVRGQIQELKDELESMTGCLRDLADRDDHSQQTRIWMKQVREVAFDAEDCIDKFCRHLGEHPGDDRGLASYLGRIISLLRTMGLRAKLAAEIRTLQSRAKGVSDRRIRYRLEDAAAGDPPSSLDPSSYNLRRWLPSGGGSGLVGMDGWTKVVVGLLEDGAAPRRRVVSIVGSGGLGKTTLATAVYNSPALRDIQCRAFVAVSQTYDLWSLLESLLKQLVVVPAQISDDHPLRGIKTWGRTEFLSKYTELLRDKR encoded by the exons ATGGAGGCCGCGCTGGTGAGCGCCTCCCAGGGCGCCGTGCGGATCCTATTAGGGAAGCTCGGAAACGTGCTTGCCACCAAGTACGCGCTCCTCAGCGGCGTACGTGGGCAGATCCAGGAGCTCAAGGACGAACTGGAGAGCATGACCGGCTGCCTCCGCGACCTGGCCGACCGCGACGACCACAGCCAGCAG ACGAGGATCTGGATGAAACAAGTGAGGGAGGTGGCGTTCGACGCGGAGGACTGCATCGACAAATTTTGCCGTCATCTCGGCGAGCATCCCGGAGACGATCGAGGACTAGCGAGCTACCTTGGCAGGATAATCAGCCTCCTGCGAACGATGGGGTTGCGGGCTAAGCTGGCCGCCGAGATCAGGACGCTTCAGTCTCGTGCCAAGGGCGTGAGCGACCGGAGGATCAGGTACAGGCTAGAAGATGCAGCGGCAGGTGATCCTCCCAGCTCGCTCGATCCTTCCAGCTACAATCTGCGCCGCTGGCTTCCATCCGGCGGCGGGTCAGGCCTCGTCGGGATGGACGGCTGGACCAAAGTCGTGGTCGGCCTGCTGGAAGACGGCGCGGCACCTCGCCGGCGGGTGGTGTCAATCGTCGGATCCGGTGGCCTCGGCAAGACCACCCTCGCCACCGCCGTCTACAACAGCCCGGCGCTACGCGACATCCAGTGCCGCGCTTTCGTCGCTGTATCCCAGACCTACGATCTATGGTCCCTTCTGGAATCCCTGCTGAAGCAGCTTGTGGTTGTGCCGGCGCAAATCTCTGACGACCATCCCCTCCGAGGAATCAAAACCTGGGGCAGAACCGAATTCCTCAGCAAGTACACAGAACTCTTGAGGGATAAGAGGTAA